A stretch of the Clostridium fungisolvens genome encodes the following:
- a CDS encoding methyl-accepting chemotaxis protein: protein MKKISQKITVLVILSLFLTATCIGYISIYKSSNSIQNLEKQKLLSLASSNGNEFNTTTRRIESVVDLLAAETANSIDVDKAKNDPTYMEKYQENFRQILKSYDKLVDGMAGVYVNFDPSLTNRAYDSAYGPEGPGQPFTIKENKYNVADYKDNNEDMSWYYGPIKSNKPMWIDPYVDSKSKISMISYVVPIKKGDTLIGVAGMDVSFESLKKLITSIKVYNSGYAFLLNKDFNYIVDKSYESDKSLDKIENGKYVELAKEIAGTDLGVIQDQYLGEKVFLAHYKLANGQYMVVTVRASEVFKSTTDLTMFLIITLVVCLLLASIIALLVSRKITKPITTSTTFIDKTAMFDLSDGDQDKYIEDILSLKDETGTMARAIVKLRSELKNIIMQLMNNSGEVLDHSQKLSMSSEETVESINAINQAIFEVATGSGEQAKNSQEAVLKLTNLANEVDRVVQNAELVIRDSYEMSNVNKKGIQSIGVIFEKINANQEATDKIANNINSLADQSKLIGDIINTIHNIAEQTNLLALNAAIEAARAGEHGKGFAVVADEVRKLSDETSSATMEIAEIIKKIQQEISNGKINMDNGKVVINDAHKSITESEIAFKQIENAIEKTIEKIEDLNNSIKIIDENKDLVLASVEGISSITEELAASTEELSSSMESQLSNTKDIAESSEELKDISINLNSIITKFKI, encoded by the coding sequence ATGAAGAAGATTAGCCAAAAGATAACAGTGTTGGTTATATTGAGCCTATTTTTAACGGCGACTTGTATCGGTTATATTAGTATTTATAAAAGTAGTAATTCCATACAAAACCTTGAAAAGCAAAAGTTATTATCTTTAGCATCAAGTAATGGAAATGAATTTAATACTACCACAAGAAGAATTGAGTCTGTAGTGGATTTACTGGCAGCTGAAACTGCAAATAGTATTGATGTAGATAAAGCAAAAAATGATCCCACTTATATGGAGAAATATCAAGAGAATTTTAGACAGATTCTCAAGAGCTATGATAAGTTAGTCGATGGGATGGCCGGAGTTTATGTGAATTTTGACCCGTCATTAACAAATAGGGCTTATGACAGCGCTTATGGACCTGAAGGACCAGGGCAGCCGTTTACAATAAAGGAGAATAAATACAACGTAGCAGATTACAAGGATAATAACGAGGACATGTCGTGGTACTATGGTCCAATTAAAAGCAATAAACCAATGTGGATTGATCCCTACGTAGATAGTAAGTCGAAAATATCAATGATTTCATATGTTGTACCTATTAAAAAAGGAGATACACTTATAGGTGTTGCCGGAATGGATGTTAGTTTTGAGAGTCTTAAGAAGCTAATAACATCTATAAAAGTTTACAATAGCGGGTATGCTTTTTTGCTAAATAAAGATTTTAATTATATAGTGGACAAGTCATACGAATCTGATAAGTCCTTAGATAAGATTGAAAATGGAAAATATGTAGAACTTGCCAAGGAAATAGCAGGTACAGATCTGGGAGTAATTCAAGATCAATATCTAGGAGAAAAAGTGTTTTTAGCTCATTATAAATTAGCTAATGGACAATATATGGTAGTAACTGTTAGAGCATCTGAAGTATTTAAATCTACAACGGATTTAACAATGTTTCTTATTATAACACTTGTAGTATGTCTACTACTTGCTTCAATAATTGCTCTATTAGTAAGCAGAAAGATTACGAAGCCAATAACAACTTCTACTACTTTTATTGATAAAACAGCAATGTTTGATTTGTCTGATGGAGATCAAGATAAATATATAGAAGATATTTTATCACTTAAGGATGAAACAGGTACAATGGCAAGAGCAATTGTTAAGTTAAGATCAGAATTAAAGAACATTATAATGCAATTAATGAATAATTCTGGTGAAGTTCTCGATCATTCACAAAAACTTTCTATGTCTTCTGAGGAAACAGTTGAATCGATTAATGCAATTAATCAAGCTATTTTTGAGGTTGCAACTGGATCAGGAGAGCAAGCAAAAAATTCACAGGAAGCTGTTCTTAAACTTACTAACCTTGCAAATGAAGTAGATAGGGTAGTTCAGAATGCGGAACTAGTTATTAGGGATTCATATGAAATGAGTAATGTTAATAAAAAAGGCATTCAATCCATTGGGGTTATATTCGAAAAAATTAATGCCAACCAAGAAGCAACTGATAAGATAGCTAATAATATAAATTCATTAGCTGATCAATCAAAATTGATTGGAGATATAATAAATACAATTCACAATATTGCAGAACAAACTAATTTACTTGCCTTAAATGCCGCAATTGAAGCAGCAAGAGCAGGTGAACATGGTAAGGGCTTTGCAGTAGTAGCTGATGAAGTAAGGAAGTTATCGGATGAAACTTCAAGTGCAACAATGGAAATTGCAGAAATAATAAAAAAAATACAGCAAGAAATTAGCAATGGTAAAATAAATATGGACAATGGCAAGGTTGTAATAAATGATGCCCATAAATCCATAACAGAATCAGAAATTGCTTTTAAGCAAATCGAAAATGCCATTGAAAAAACTATTGAAAAGATAGAAGACTTAAATAATAGTATAAAAATAATAGATGAAAATAAGGATTTAGTTCTTGCATCAGTTGAAGGGATTTCAAGTATTACTGAAGAGTTAGCAGCATCAACTGAGGAATTGTCAAGCAGTATGGAATCTCAACTATCTAATACAAAAGATATTGCGGAAAGCTCCGAAGAGTTAAAGGATATTTCAATAAATTTAAATTCAATAATCACTAAATTTAAAATATAG
- a CDS encoding response regulator transcription factor, whose protein sequence is MDKTLYLVEDEKSLNLLLEKYLKREGYAVTTFSDGLSAMERIKDKPDVWILDIMLPDIDGYELIKSIKANDKTTPVIFMSARNEELDRVVGLEMGSDDYLSKPFLPRELVIRTNRLIERVYGKESTDVQDVFLKIGEYKISKRQRTVFLEDEEIQLTNKEFELLVYLVENKNALLSRDQILDHVWGDDYFGSDRVVDDTIRRLRRKVLSLSIETIYGCGYKLVYKS, encoded by the coding sequence ATGGATAAGACATTGTATCTAGTAGAAGATGAAAAGAGTTTAAATCTTTTACTAGAAAAATATTTGAAAAGAGAAGGATACGCAGTTACTACCTTTTCGGATGGATTATCTGCTATGGAAAGAATAAAAGATAAACCAGATGTATGGATACTAGACATAATGCTTCCAGATATTGATGGTTATGAGTTGATAAAATCTATAAAAGCTAATGATAAGACTACTCCGGTTATATTTATGTCTGCTAGAAATGAAGAACTTGATAGGGTTGTTGGGCTTGAAATGGGAAGTGATGATTACCTTTCAAAACCTTTCTTACCAAGAGAATTAGTAATAAGAACTAATAGATTAATTGAAAGAGTGTACGGCAAGGAAAGCACTGATGTACAAGATGTATTTTTGAAGATTGGTGAATATAAGATAAGCAAAAGACAAAGGACTGTATTCTTAGAAGATGAGGAAATTCAGCTTACTAACAAAGAATTTGAATTATTAGTGTATTTAGTTGAAAATAAAAATGCACTTCTATCAAGAGATCAAATTCTTGATCATGTATGGGGAGACGACTATTTTGGATCAGATAGAGTTGTTGATGATACTATAAGAAGACTTAGAAGAAAGGTTTTAAGCTTAAGTATAGAAACCATATATGGCTGTGGTTATAAATTGGTATACAAATCATGA
- a CDS encoding sensor histidine kinase — MKNFKLKLNSFNKFKFKSLTMRIWTTFTAFILIIIFSISLVYIFAYRRTRENAVIADLKIAHDMVLNKSIPEGLGRFGNLKGSKHFLVAADDNWKIVLDSGGYPKITSPNSNNYNNNNNKNEAPDPSLMPMMPNQSEIPPAYKNDKDVIHEIVNFITGDNGFGKDYNDQDVKKWMTNFISGNKISEKVFKEYYKGRKYFIIVSSKESASGEKQYLVSYAPSMEDNSLLYTVVSIGVAFIIIGFFTAKLIANYLSKPLKQLEEYTKRISHKDWTEPIEVKTEDEIGRLVTSMNTMQTELQKIDREEKLFLQSISHDLKTPVMVIMSHADAIIDGVYIDSVEKTAEIIRDEAISLEKKIKQMLYLNTLDYVMNNTNEETEINLQRMMLHIINRFEVIKSEIDWNLDLNELNIYGNVEKIQVAIENILDNGLRYAKEQIKVSLKREGNLAVLEIYNDGPNIDKLHMDRIFDNLYKDKTGNFGLGLAISKKIINFYHGEISAVNRNEGVSFIIKFPLANEDSM, encoded by the coding sequence ATGAAAAATTTTAAACTAAAATTAAACTCATTTAACAAGTTTAAGTTTAAATCTTTAACTATGAGAATATGGACCACCTTTACCGCATTCATTTTAATAATAATCTTTAGCATCTCTTTAGTATATATTTTTGCCTATAGGAGAACCAGAGAAAATGCAGTAATTGCAGATTTGAAGATTGCTCATGATATGGTATTAAATAAAAGTATACCTGAAGGGCTAGGACGTTTCGGAAACTTAAAAGGAAGTAAGCATTTTTTAGTGGCAGCAGATGATAATTGGAAGATTGTTCTTGATTCCGGTGGATATCCGAAAATAACATCTCCTAACAGCAATAACTATAACAACAACAATAACAAGAATGAGGCTCCGGATCCGTCTTTAATGCCAATGATGCCCAACCAGAGTGAAATACCTCCAGCTTATAAGAATGATAAAGATGTTATACATGAAATAGTTAATTTTATAACTGGTGATAATGGATTTGGGAAAGATTACAACGATCAAGACGTTAAAAAGTGGATGACTAATTTTATATCAGGTAATAAGATTTCTGAAAAAGTATTTAAGGAATATTATAAGGGTAGAAAATATTTTATAATAGTAAGTTCTAAAGAAAGTGCAAGTGGGGAAAAACAATACTTAGTTTCTTATGCTCCAAGTATGGAAGATAATTCTTTATTATATACTGTAGTATCTATAGGTGTTGCATTTATAATAATAGGATTCTTTACTGCAAAACTTATAGCTAACTATCTTTCTAAACCACTTAAGCAGCTTGAGGAATATACGAAGAGGATATCCCATAAGGATTGGACAGAGCCAATCGAAGTTAAGACGGAAGATGAAATAGGAAGATTAGTAACCTCTATGAACACAATGCAGACGGAACTTCAAAAGATTGATAGAGAAGAAAAGCTTTTCCTTCAAAGTATTTCTCATGATTTAAAAACACCTGTTATGGTTATTATGAGTCATGCTGATGCGATAATTGATGGAGTTTACATAGACTCTGTTGAGAAGACAGCTGAAATAATAAGAGATGAGGCTATAAGTCTTGAGAAGAAGATTAAACAAATGCTTTATTTGAATACTTTAGATTATGTGATGAATAACACAAATGAAGAAACAGAAATAAACCTTCAAAGAATGATGCTTCATATAATAAATAGATTTGAAGTAATAAAGAGTGAAATTGATTGGAATTTAGATTTAAATGAACTTAACATATATGGAAACGTAGAAAAAATACAGGTTGCAATTGAAAATATTTTAGATAATGGATTAAGGTATGCTAAGGAGCAGATAAAAGTTAGTTTAAAGAGAGAAGGAAATCTTGCTGTTTTAGAAATATATAATGATGGCCCAAATATTGATAAGCTTCACATGGATCGTATTTTTGATAATTTATATAAGGATAAGACAGGAAATTTTGGTCTTGGATTAGCTATTTCTAAGAAGATAATTAATTTTTATCATGGAGAAATATCAGCCGTAAACAGGAATGAAGGAGTAAGCTTCATTATTAAATTTCCATTAGCAAATGAAGATTCTATGTAG
- a CDS encoding efflux RND transporter periplasmic adaptor subunit — translation MKSKVIKGIVAGIIVIAVGVGGYFAYNTFFAKKTVASAVQYYTVSARKMNLNVTVQGTGTAYAAVTKQVTANNTGTIKDLNVKVGDTVTAGQKLFVSDSDTLRKAVTTAQNNLAKQNLTLTSDESATKVDDNKVAMDKLNISDAQSQLNDAYTNLNNMTVKAPIGGIVTAVNASNGDSSQSGGSGSGSSSGSASSSSSSSSSGGILTIVDMSSIKIKLSVDELDIEKVKAGQTATVKFDAIKDKSFEGTVETVAAVGTTSNNVTTYDVVVGIKDPTGIKLGMNGNVTISVESKQDALVIPAEALVDNNGQKFVRVESTSTATSGQSNSNNSTSNSNQQSQGTNTQNSNSNGNSTNGKNSNGGYGQRNSQGYGNGSNGTRGMSTTASSGRLIAVKTGMETENYVEITDGVTEGEKVLVQLPQTTTTTNNNRSGQNSGFGGFGGNMGGFGGNAGGGQGYQRNNNGSSSGGRN, via the coding sequence ATGAAAAGTAAAGTAATCAAAGGAATAGTTGCAGGAATAATTGTCATAGCTGTAGGGGTGGGAGGATATTTTGCATATAACACCTTCTTTGCAAAGAAAACTGTAGCTTCAGCTGTGCAATATTATACTGTTTCCGCTAGAAAAATGAATCTTAATGTTACAGTACAAGGTACTGGTACTGCCTATGCAGCAGTGACAAAACAAGTGACTGCAAATAATACTGGAACGATAAAGGATTTAAACGTCAAAGTAGGAGACACTGTAACTGCAGGACAAAAGTTATTTGTATCTGATAGTGATACACTAAGAAAAGCAGTAACTACTGCACAGAATAACCTAGCTAAGCAAAATCTTACTTTAACCAGTGATGAAAGCGCTACAAAAGTTGATGATAATAAGGTTGCAATGGATAAACTAAATATTTCTGATGCTCAAAGTCAACTAAACGATGCATATACAAACCTTAATAATATGACAGTAAAAGCTCCTATTGGAGGGATTGTTACAGCAGTTAATGCTTCAAACGGTGATAGTAGTCAATCAGGTGGTTCTGGATCTGGCTCAAGTTCAGGATCTGCTTCAAGTTCTAGTTCATCTAGTTCATCCGGTGGTATATTAACAATAGTTGATATGAGTTCAATTAAGATTAAGTTATCAGTAGATGAGCTTGATATCGAGAAGGTAAAAGCTGGACAAACAGCTACTGTAAAGTTCGATGCAATAAAGGACAAGTCATTTGAGGGAACTGTTGAAACAGTTGCAGCTGTAGGAACTACTTCAAATAATGTTACTACTTATGATGTTGTGGTTGGAATAAAAGACCCAACAGGAATTAAGCTTGGAATGAATGGAAATGTAACTATATCAGTTGAAAGCAAACAAGATGCATTAGTAATACCTGCAGAAGCATTAGTTGATAATAACGGACAAAAGTTTGTAAGAGTTGAAAGTACTAGCACTGCAACTAGTGGACAAAGCAACAGCAACAATAGTACAAGCAATTCAAATCAACAATCTCAAGGAACTAACACTCAAAATTCTAATAGTAATGGTAATTCCACTAACGGAAAAAATTCAAATGGTGGATATGGTCAAAGAAATTCACAAGGATACGGAAATGGAAGTAATGGAACAAGAGGTATGTCAACTACTGCAAGCAGTGGAAGATTAATAGCAGTTAAAACAGGAATGGAAACAGAAAACTATGTTGAGATTACTGACGGAGTTACAGAAGGAGAAAAAGTTCTAGTTCAATTACCACAAACAACAACTACAACAAACAATAATAGAAGTGGTCAAAATTCAGGCTTTGGAGGCTTCGGTGGCAACATGGGAGGCTTCGGTGGCAACGCAGGAGGCGGACAAGGATATCAAAGAAATAATAATGGCAGTAGTAGTGGTGGTAGAAACTAG
- a CDS encoding ABC transporter ATP-binding protein, translated as MEENLNKEIIKMTGIEKVYKMGSNTFKALSNVNLTISKGEYVAIVGPSGAGKSTLMNLIGCLDQPTSGEYILDGLDTKCNDNKLAEIRNKKIGFIFQNYNLLPKLNIYENVELPLLYLGYPNGKTKEKVREAIEKVGLTSHLKHKPSELSGGQMQRVAIARALVTEPQMILADEPTGALDSKTGKEVLKMLTDLNNEGNTIVMITHDKEIAAHAKRIITVMDGMITSDTLNDSEVRA; from the coding sequence ATGGAAGAGAATTTAAATAAAGAGATAATAAAAATGACCGGGATAGAAAAGGTATATAAAATGGGCAGTAATACCTTCAAGGCTCTTAGTAATGTAAATTTAACTATTTCAAAGGGAGAATACGTAGCTATAGTAGGACCATCTGGTGCAGGAAAGTCTACTCTTATGAATTTAATAGGATGTTTAGATCAACCTACCTCTGGAGAATACATTTTAGACGGATTGGATACAAAATGCAATGATAATAAGCTGGCAGAAATAAGAAACAAGAAAATCGGCTTTATTTTTCAAAATTATAATCTTCTTCCTAAGTTAAATATATATGAAAATGTTGAATTGCCACTATTATATCTAGGATATCCAAACGGAAAAACAAAAGAAAAAGTAAGAGAAGCCATTGAAAAGGTTGGTCTTACAAGTCATTTAAAACACAAGCCATCTGAGCTTTCTGGAGGACAAATGCAAAGAGTTGCAATTGCTAGAGCATTAGTTACAGAACCACAGATGATTCTTGCTGATGAACCTACTGGAGCTCTTGATAGCAAAACTGGAAAAGAAGTACTTAAGATGTTAACTGATCTTAATAATGAAGGTAATACCATTGTCATGATTACCCATGATAAAGAAATCGCAGCACATGCAAAGAGAATTATAACAGTTATGGATGGAATGATAACCTCTGATACGCTCAATGATAGTGAGGTGAGAGCATGA
- a CDS encoding ABC transporter permease, with the protein MKLTKLIKIALTSVWQNKIRSFLTMLGIIIGISSVIILVGMGQGTQKQVSDQIEKLGTNLITVSITGNRTPTISEIELADLKTKPGIKEIAPQISSSVNVKNGDVSSTTSLEGSTPNYAEIRKLSVSAGRFIEQRDIDNRYNVLVIGSETAQTLFSTTNVVGKTMYVNGIEFTIVGVLQSEGTSAAGSSDDRIIVPLTTGERLLKSANPKTFYIEAESKEKVDTAMAYLQLFLNKKYKLNSSTSNSNTTRNYYRIMNQTSILDTANSTNKSLTTMLAGIAAISLVVGGIGIMNIMLVSVIERTREIGTRKAIGAKRRTILLQFLIEAASVSGFGGILGVLVGYLGGYVAERFFSTTVLISNNIVIAAFVFSLAVGIIFGIYPASKASKLNPIEALRFE; encoded by the coding sequence ATGAAACTAACAAAGCTTATAAAGATTGCTTTGACTTCAGTTTGGCAAAATAAGATTAGATCCTTTCTTACAATGCTGGGGATAATAATAGGTATCTCTTCAGTTATTATACTGGTAGGAATGGGACAAGGAACCCAAAAGCAAGTAAGTGATCAAATAGAAAAACTAGGAACTAATCTTATAACTGTAAGTATAACAGGTAATAGAACGCCAACAATTTCAGAAATCGAATTGGCTGATTTAAAGACTAAACCTGGAATAAAGGAGATTGCTCCTCAGATTTCAAGCAGTGTAAATGTAAAGAATGGCGATGTCTCAAGCACAACCTCACTTGAAGGGTCAACTCCCAATTATGCTGAAATAAGAAAACTTTCAGTTAGTGCAGGTAGATTTATAGAACAAAGAGATATTGATAATAGGTATAATGTTCTTGTAATAGGAAGCGAAACTGCTCAGACTCTTTTCAGTACTACAAATGTTGTTGGTAAGACTATGTATGTGAATGGTATTGAGTTTACAATAGTAGGAGTGCTACAATCTGAAGGAACCTCTGCAGCTGGTTCTAGTGATGATAGAATAATAGTTCCATTAACAACTGGTGAAAGATTATTAAAGAGTGCAAATCCAAAGACTTTCTATATAGAAGCAGAAAGTAAGGAAAAAGTTGACACAGCTATGGCATACTTGCAATTGTTCTTAAACAAAAAATATAAGTTAAATAGCTCAACAAGCAACAGTAATACTACAAGAAATTACTACAGAATTATGAACCAAACAAGTATATTAGATACTGCAAACTCAACAAATAAGAGTTTAACTACAATGCTTGCTGGAATAGCAGCAATATCTCTTGTAGTTGGTGGTATTGGTATCATGAACATAATGCTTGTATCAGTAATTGAAAGAACTAGAGAAATTGGTACTAGAAAAGCTATTGGTGCTAAAAGAAGGACAATACTTCTACAATTCCTTATCGAAGCAGCAAGTGTAAGTGGATTCGGTGGAATACTAGGGGTACTTGTAGGGTATTTAGGTGGTTATGTTGCGGAAAGATTCTTCTCAACTACAGTGTTGATTTCTAATAATATTGTAATTGCTGCATTTGTTTTTTCATTAGCAGTAGGTATAATATTCGGAATTTACCCAGCAAGTAAAGCATCTAAGTTAAATCCAATTGAAGCTTTAAGATTTGAATAA